A stretch of the Capsicum annuum cultivar UCD-10X-F1 chromosome 8, UCD10Xv1.1, whole genome shotgun sequence genome encodes the following:
- the LOC107844798 gene encoding nuclear pore complex protein NUP62, with product MSTGFSFSSSTATTSSASGSNPFSMAFPSPNSAASAPSFGFGNSASSASSAPPFGLGSSTAASGSAPAPSLFGSTSGSGMTTSLFGSTASASSSPLFGVNSATAAASSSPFSGGSSTFGSSSAPSSGLFGSSSGSGSGLFGSSSGLFGSSSSSGSGLFGSSSGSGSGLFGSSSGSGLFGSSSSFSSSTGAASTGTAATSASTNPFSSSVFGSSSASSSSPFGGLSTASPFAFPSSTASSISASSSASSSSSFSFASSAPASSFSSSSTFSFPGASPASSASSAPAFSLFSSSTTSSVSAPGFSLTTASASSAASTPSFSFSTSSLAASAPTFSLSTPSSAASGSAFSLSTPSSTAPAPAPAPAISFSMPATASSSPSLFSPSTGLSFSVAKASESSVTASASSSSAPVSTPASAGFSFGSSPLFSTSTTTPSISTTVVATTGASSTTSGTGFSLTFPASTSSASTTSAVSPSTSFSLSDKASAPASSSPSQSTAALPSFGVPSTTSGTATSSAAQTSSALTVASSSGTTSTSTVAVTSTPKLPSEITGKSVEEIIKEWNAELQERTAKFRKQAHAIAEWDKRILQNRDILLKLESEVAKVVETQDSLERQLELIETHQDEVDKALQSMEEEAERIYKDERGVILDDEAASTRDSMYEQAEFVERELEKMTEQIKSIINTLNASQGGELEATDGMTPIDVVVRILNNQLSSLMWIDEKAEEFSSRIQKLESEGSAAKCELTGPKLWLTR from the exons ATGTCGACCGGCTTTTCATTCTCCTCTTCCACTGCTACGACGTCGTCCGCTTCCGGTTCTAACCCATTTTCCATGGCCTTTCCAAGCCCTAATTCCGCCGCCTCTGCTCCGTCTTTCGGCTTCGGTAATTCTGCTTCTTCAGCCTCTTCCGCTCCCCCTTTTGGTCTTGGTTCTTCTACCGCTGCTTCAGGTTCCGCTCCTGCACCCAGTCTATTTGGGTCAACTTCCGGGTCGGGTATGACGACGAGCCTATTCGGATCCACTGCTTCTGCAAGTAGTTCGCCGCTGTTTGGGGTGAATTCAGCTACTGCCGCTGCTAGTTCATCCCCATTTAGTGGTGGTTCTTCGACTTTCGGGTCGTCTAGTGCGCCGTCTTCGGGTTTGTTTGGGTCTAGTTCGGGTTCTGGTTCGGGCTTGTTTGGGTCTAGTTCGGGTTTGTTTGGGTCTAGTTCGAGTTCTGGTTCTGGCTTGTTTGGGTCTAGTTCGGGCTCTGGTTCGGGTTTGTTTGGGTCAAGTTCGGGTTCGGGTTTGTTTGGTTCTTCTTCGTCTTTTTCGTCATCAACTGGTGCTGCGTCTACTGGAACAGCAGCAACTAGTGCTAGTACAAATCCGTTTTCTTCATCTGTGTTTgggtcttcttctgcttcttcatCTTCACCTTTTGGTGGATTATCTACAGCTTCTCCATTTGCTTTTCCGTCATCAACGGCCTCCTCGATTTCGGCGTCGAGTtcagcttcttcttcatcttcattttCGTTTGCTAGCTCGGCACCGGCCAGTTCGTTTTCCTCTTCATCTACATTTTCCTTCCCTGGCGCTTCACCCGCAAGTTCAGCTTCTTCTGCACCGGCATTTTCATTGTTTAGTTCTTCAACTACCTCTTCTGTATCTGCACCTGGATTTTCACTTACTACTGCATCAGCTAGTTCTGCAGCGTCCACACCATCATTTTCATTTTCGACCTCGAGCTTAGCAGCATCAGCTCCAACATTTTCATTATCAACCCCGAGTTCAGCAGCATCAGGTTCAGCATTTTCATTATCAACCCCGAGTTCAACAGCACCTGCACCTGCACCTGCACCTGCAATTTCCTTTTCCATGCCTGCCACAGCTTCTTCGTCCCCATCACTGTTTTCACCTTCTACGGGTCTGTCATTTTCGGTTGCAAAAGCGTCAGAAAGCTCTGTAACAGCTTCTGCTTCTTCTTCAAGTGCTCCGGTGTCAACACCTGCTAGTGCTGGGTTTTCATTTGGCTCATCGCCTTTGTTTTCAACTTCTACTACCACCCCTAGCATTTCTACAACTGTAGTTGCTACTACTGGAGCTTCTTCTACAACTTCTGGGACTGGTTTTTCTCTGACATTTCCGGCGTCCACTTCTTCAGCTTCAACTACTAGTGCTGTTTCTCCATCCACAAGTTTTTCGTTGTCTGACAAAGCATCTGCACCAGCTTCATCCTCGCCATCTCAATCAACTGCGGCTCTGCCAAGCTTTG GTGTCCCAAGCACAACTTCTGGAACTGCAACAAGTTCAGCTGCTCAAACATCATCAGCCTTGACTGTGGCTTCTAGTAGTGG GACCACTTCAACTTCTACTGTAGCTGTCACTTCTACACCGAAATTACCATCAGAAATTACAGGAAAGTCTGTAGAAGAG ATCATCAAGGAATGGAACGCTGAGCTGCAGGAACGCACTGCAAAATTTAGAAAGCAGGCTCATGCAATAGCTGAGTGGGACAAAAGGATCTTGCAGAATCGTGATATTCTTCTCAAACTTGAG AGTGAAGTTGCAAAGGTTGTTGAGACACAAGACAGCTTAGAGCGGCAGCTGGAGCTAATTGAGACTCATCAGGATGAG GTTGACAAGGCATTGCAAAGCATGGAAGAAGAAGCTGAGCGAATTTATAAAGATGAGAGAGGAGTGATTCTTGATGATGAAGCTGCATCAACAAGGGATTCAAT GTATGAACAGGCTGAGTTTGTGGAGAGGGAATTGGAGAAGATGACAGAGCAGATCAAGTCAATCATTAATACTCTTAATGCCAGCCAG GGTGGAGAACTTGAGGCAACTGATGGAATGACACCGATTGATGTTGTTGTCCGAATCTTGAACAATCAATTGAGTTCATTGATGTGGATTGATGAAAAG GCTGAAGAATTCTCATCTCGTATTCAGAAGCTTGAAAGCGAAGGGTCTGCTGCCAAATGCGAATTAACGGGCCCTAAATTATGGTTGACTCGGTGA
- the LOC107844809 gene encoding uncharacterized protein LOC107844809, protein MGGGTMLPPFTSTNSNNSFTVPPIPRDSNFHTPPSLSSICDIPSGESWTKSRCIEYGSNSKILDDESFDGFDEKGTKGWTCYDPLFGSVPSSLEVEKALSDLQSFMSEYSAPKEEMNWLEPALNPHQSTLLKSPGNARFYDAFHMLQNEPPIKRLVCSIARDKAVWEAMKSNKAVQNLQGSLICAAKEKESQSSTGESDMGSLIVKWIMGITTSRIAELIQSLRSLLSEMINEIFEPGNKEKPTSELSDLLEEKIRSSFLLAVVLLLIVVVTRAQGI, encoded by the exons ATGGGAGGAGGAACCATGTTGCCACCATTTACAAGTACAAATTCCAACAATTCTTTCACTGTCCCACCCATCCCTAGGGACTCCAATTTCCACACACCCCCATCTTTGTCATCAATTTGTGACATACCCTCTGGAGAATCTTGGACTAAGAGTAGGTGTATTGAGTATGGGTCAAACTCTAAGATTCTTGATGATGAATCTTTTGATGGGTTTGATGAAAAAGGGACAAAAGGGTGGACTTGTTATGACCCTTTGTTTGGTTCTGTGCCTTCTAGCTTGGAGGTTGAAAAGGCCTTGTCTGATCTCCAAAG TTTTATGAGTGAATATTCTGCTCCTAAAGAAGAGATGAATTGGCTTGAGCCAGCGCTAAATCCTCATCAGTCGACTCTACTGAAGTCCCCTGGAAATGCAAGATTTTATGATGCTTTTCATATGCTTCAAAATGAACCACCAATTAAG AGATTGGTTTGTTCCATAGCTCGTGACAAAGCTGTTTGGGAAGCCATGAAGAGCAACAAGGCCGTTCAGAATCTTCAAGGCTCACTGATATGTGCAG CTAAAGAAAAAGAATCACAAAGCTCAACCGGGGAATCAGACATGGGATCCCTGATAGTGAAATGGATTATGGGCATCACAACTTCAAGAATCGCGGAGCTGATCCAATCACTTAGATCACTATTGAGTGAAATGATCAATGAAATATTTGAACCGGGCAATAAAGAAAAGCCTACTTCAGAACTCTCTGATCTCTTGGAAGAGAAGATTAGATCCTCTTTTCTTTTAGCAGTTGTTCTGCTGCTGATTGTGGTCGTGACAAGAGCCCAAGGAATTTGA